One Streptomyces sp. NBC_00102 DNA segment encodes these proteins:
- a CDS encoding ATP-binding protein: MTETVQRFFTARPESVGQARKFADETLTAWGLPERIDDIRLCVSELATNALVHGTVSDHGFLVRLDIEDDIVRLEVHDSRRRRPRPRQAASTDLSGRGLALVAELADEWGVRDRAPLGKIVWSCFKAAGGTTT; the protein is encoded by the coding sequence ATGACCGAGACGGTGCAGCGCTTCTTCACGGCCCGCCCCGAATCCGTCGGACAGGCAAGGAAATTCGCTGACGAGACCCTGACCGCATGGGGCCTGCCGGAGCGGATCGACGACATTCGCCTCTGCGTATCCGAGTTGGCGACCAACGCGCTGGTCCACGGCACTGTCTCCGACCACGGATTCCTGGTCCGCCTCGACATCGAGGACGACATCGTGCGCCTGGAGGTGCACGACAGCCGTCGTCGGCGGCCCCGGCCCCGACAGGCCGCCAGTACCGACCTGTCCGGACGTGGTCTCGCCCTCGTGGCCGAGCTCGCCGACGAGTGGGGAGTGCGCGACCGCGCACCGCTCGGAAAGATCGTTTGGTCCTGCTTCAAGGCCGCGGGCGGGACGACCACGTGA
- a CDS encoding helix-turn-helix domain-containing protein, translating into MATVHQWTGLEARALRLALRLSVRAFAEHLGVAVATVSKWESKRAETEPRPDTQAILDTALGRADAHAHLRFETLLSEMAGTVQGAGRRVTTSGPRAWEYESWTDDLDRVVVALARQNFAFADSLLNRWLVRFDARELDEKGLYLFARSTALLGDLKRDQGSVIGPLSAHHSYAGARAVFTQLDIPRRVAQLDLSLAVVTEMSGKLEIAARLYETLAVDDRLSRRDRARARLWVGTALSKSGRHDYATRVMQAATRDFEDLTEPDDWSVAHQKLALARRGAGDLSQALHFIDIARSSGATDSPMQRVRLDTAHGHILLSDAATRDDGLLVLDQATRTAAQYGLVHQLRSIEGIKAMSEGPTGPRRR; encoded by the coding sequence GTGGCAACCGTGCACCAGTGGACCGGCCTGGAGGCCAGGGCTCTGCGTCTCGCCCTACGTTTGAGCGTGCGGGCCTTTGCCGAGCACCTCGGCGTGGCCGTCGCAACGGTTTCGAAGTGGGAGAGCAAGCGCGCCGAAACCGAGCCCAGACCCGACACCCAGGCAATCCTCGACACCGCCCTCGGACGCGCCGACGCCCACGCCCACCTGCGCTTCGAGACACTCCTGTCCGAGATGGCCGGCACCGTGCAAGGCGCCGGCCGCCGGGTCACCACCTCCGGCCCCCGAGCCTGGGAGTACGAATCGTGGACCGACGACCTGGACCGCGTCGTGGTCGCGCTCGCGCGCCAGAATTTCGCCTTCGCCGACAGCCTGCTCAACCGCTGGTTGGTGCGGTTCGACGCCCGGGAACTGGACGAAAAGGGCCTGTACCTCTTCGCTCGCTCGACGGCGCTGCTGGGTGACCTCAAACGCGACCAAGGCTCAGTGATCGGCCCACTCTCCGCCCACCACTCCTACGCCGGAGCCCGCGCGGTCTTCACCCAGCTCGACATCCCACGTCGTGTCGCCCAGCTCGACCTTTCTCTCGCGGTGGTCACGGAAATGTCCGGCAAGCTGGAGATCGCTGCCCGCCTATACGAAACCCTCGCCGTCGACGACCGGCTTTCCCGCCGTGACCGTGCCAGGGCCCGCCTGTGGGTGGGTACCGCGCTGAGCAAGAGCGGTCGGCACGACTACGCGACCCGCGTCATGCAGGCCGCGACCCGCGACTTCGAGGACCTCACCGAACCCGACGACTGGTCGGTGGCCCACCAGAAACTCGCCCTCGCCCGCCGTGGCGCGGGCGACCTCAGCCAAGCCCTGCACTTCATCGACATCGCCCGCAGCAGCGGCGCCACCGACTCACCGATGCAACGCGTTCGGCTGGACACCGCCCATGGCCACATCCTGCTCTCCGACGCAGCGACCCGAGATGATGGACTCCTCGTCCTCGATCAGGCCACCCGCACGGCCGCGCAGTACGGACTCGTGCATCAACTGCGCAGTATCGAGGGCATCAAGGCCATGAGCGAGGGGCCGACCGGCCCTCGGCGACGGTGA
- a CDS encoding YdcF family protein, with protein sequence MSDNQQAITEDQRRRAALIWDYHQMHHPLRPVDVAIGLGSHDLGVATHSADLYRAGLFPTLVFTGGNSPTTAKVFPRGEAVHYREHALCLGVPAEAILLEPKAGNTGQNITLSREVLAAAGITPATVLLVSKPYMERRSFATARKLWPDVEILCTSEPLELDGYMKSIGDEKLVLDMLVGDLQRVIEYPKLGFAIEQQVPEDVHGAYESLIDDGFTSRLITT encoded by the coding sequence GTGAGCGACAACCAGCAGGCCATCACCGAGGACCAGCGGCGCCGGGCCGCCCTGATCTGGGATTACCACCAGATGCACCACCCACTGCGCCCCGTCGACGTGGCGATCGGACTGGGCAGCCACGACCTCGGAGTCGCCACCCACTCCGCCGACCTGTACCGCGCCGGGCTCTTCCCGACTCTGGTCTTCACCGGCGGCAACAGCCCCACCACCGCCAAGGTCTTCCCGCGCGGCGAAGCTGTCCACTACCGCGAGCACGCCCTCTGTCTGGGCGTCCCCGCCGAAGCGATCCTGCTGGAACCAAAGGCCGGCAACACCGGGCAGAACATCACCCTTTCCCGTGAAGTCCTCGCCGCCGCCGGCATCACCCCGGCCACGGTGCTGCTGGTCTCCAAGCCCTACATGGAACGGCGGTCGTTCGCGACCGCACGCAAGCTGTGGCCCGACGTCGAGATCCTCTGCACGTCGGAGCCGCTGGAGCTCGACGGCTACATGAAATCCATCGGCGACGAAAAGCTCGTCCTGGACATGCTCGTCGGCGACCTCCAGCGAGTCATCGAGTATCCGAAGCTCGGATTCGCCATCGAGCAGCAGGTCCCGGAGGACGTGCATGGAGCGTACGAATCCCTCATCGACGACGGCTTCACCAGCCGCCTCATCACTACCTGA
- a CDS encoding WbqC family protein produces the protein MERTNPSSTTASPAASSLPDLPEPGGLCAIHQPNLFPRLTTLAKLFAADYWIVLDDVQFTRRDYQHRTRLGDLDEPDRRQWLTIPTQLSKGRQTLIRDALIGDPGLARRKTAGVLRQYYGASPHWPALARALDPVLDAFVTGRTATVAETSTRALLGLLGWQGKILNSSELPSQPGRSQRLADLSAITGARSYLCGTGGMTYLDPAPFAAKDIAVTPFRPPTTGIWSSGRSLSSLGALAALGPQEVATIMQRIASDHA, from the coding sequence ATGGAGCGTACGAATCCCTCATCGACGACGGCTTCACCAGCCGCCTCATCACTACCTGACCTGCCAGAACCGGGCGGGCTGTGCGCCATTCATCAGCCCAACCTGTTCCCCAGACTGACCACACTGGCCAAGCTGTTCGCGGCGGACTACTGGATTGTCCTGGACGACGTACAGTTCACCCGCCGCGACTACCAGCACCGAACCCGCCTCGGTGACCTCGACGAACCGGACCGTCGGCAGTGGCTCACCATTCCCACCCAGCTTTCCAAGGGGCGGCAAACTCTCATTCGGGACGCGTTGATCGGTGACCCCGGCCTGGCCCGTCGAAAGACGGCGGGGGTGCTGCGGCAGTACTACGGAGCGAGCCCACACTGGCCGGCCCTCGCACGGGCCCTGGACCCAGTACTGGATGCCTTCGTCACGGGCCGGACCGCCACAGTCGCCGAAACCTCCACCCGTGCTCTACTCGGGCTGCTCGGCTGGCAGGGCAAGATTCTCAACAGCAGCGAACTGCCCTCCCAGCCGGGCCGCTCCCAGCGGCTCGCCGATCTTTCCGCCATCACCGGTGCCCGCTCCTATCTCTGCGGAACCGGCGGCATGACGTACCTCGACCCGGCACCGTTTGCCGCCAAGGACATCGCCGTCACGCCGTTCCGGCCGCCGACGACCGGCATCTGGTCCTCGGGCCGAAGTCTCAGTTCGCTCGGGGCATTGGCAGCACTCGGCCCGCAGGAAGTGGCCACCATTATGCAGAGGATCGCCTCGGACCACGCTTGA
- a CDS encoding ISL3 family transposase: protein MFSGLSALVIEDVVDDGQVVRVLARTRDVPVPCPVCGVPTGKVHGYHVRTVADVPVDGRRVVVRVRVRRLVCPVLGCRRQTFREQVPGLIERLQRRTTRLTSQVSEVAKELCGRAAARLTRYLATPLSYATALRLLRRIPLPTVAAPRVIGVDDFALRRRHRYATIIIDAETGERIDVLPDREAATLEAWLRTKKGVEVVCRDGSATYAEAIRRALPDAVQVSDRWHLWQNLCDKVLAEVRAHAPCWATVNPPRPGGIHEQTIRERWHKVHALLDSGVGLLECARRLSLALNTVKRYARIPEPSADRITPRYRPTLVDPYRDHLRQRRAQDPAVPVTHLLDEIRELGYTGSANLLVRYLNQGRAEGHRPVTTPRRLARLLLTHPEHLWTKDTDLLGLLTAACPEMTALARLTGEFAALLTPAQANHDALTQWITTVRTADLPHLHSFCNGLELDRAAVNAGLTLPHHNGRTEGVNTRTKKIMRQMHGRAGFDLLRHRILLQ, encoded by the coding sequence GTGTTTTCAGGACTCTCGGCGCTGGTCATCGAGGATGTGGTGGATGACGGCCAGGTAGTCCGGGTGCTCGCCCGGACCCGTGATGTTCCGGTGCCCTGCCCGGTGTGCGGGGTACCGACGGGGAAGGTGCACGGGTATCACGTCCGGACGGTGGCGGATGTGCCGGTCGATGGCCGCCGGGTCGTAGTACGCGTCCGGGTGCGGCGCCTGGTCTGCCCGGTCCTGGGCTGCCGGCGACAGACCTTCCGCGAGCAAGTCCCTGGGCTGATCGAGCGCCTTCAACGCCGCACCACGCGCCTGACCAGCCAGGTCTCAGAGGTGGCCAAGGAGTTATGCGGCCGGGCAGCCGCCCGTCTCACCCGGTACCTGGCCACGCCCCTCTCCTACGCCACCGCCCTGCGCCTCCTGCGGCGCATCCCCCTCCCGACGGTGGCCGCCCCACGGGTGATCGGGGTCGACGACTTCGCCCTGCGCCGCCGCCACCGCTACGCCACGATCATCATCGACGCCGAGACCGGGGAGCGCATCGATGTTCTGCCCGACCGCGAGGCAGCCACGCTGGAGGCATGGCTGCGCACGAAGAAGGGGGTCGAGGTCGTGTGCCGGGACGGCTCGGCCACCTATGCCGAGGCGATCCGCCGGGCACTGCCCGACGCAGTGCAGGTCAGCGACCGCTGGCATCTGTGGCAGAACCTGTGCGACAAGGTCCTGGCCGAGGTCCGGGCCCACGCCCCCTGCTGGGCCACCGTCAACCCGCCCCGGCCCGGCGGCATCCACGAGCAGACCATCCGCGAGCGCTGGCACAAAGTCCACGCCCTCCTCGACTCCGGCGTCGGCCTACTCGAATGTGCCCGCAGACTGAGCCTCGCCCTGAACACCGTCAAGCGCTACGCCCGCATCCCCGAACCGTCCGCCGATCGCATCACCCCACGCTACAGGCCCACGCTGGTCGACCCCTACCGCGACCACCTGCGTCAACGACGGGCGCAGGACCCGGCCGTGCCCGTCACCCACCTCCTCGACGAGATCAGGGAACTGGGCTACACCGGCAGTGCCAACCTGCTGGTCCGCTACCTCAACCAGGGCCGCGCCGAAGGCCACCGTCCCGTCACAACTCCCCGCCGCCTCGCCCGGCTTCTGCTAACTCACCCCGAGCACCTGTGGACCAAGGACACCGACCTGCTCGGCCTCCTCACCGCTGCCTGCCCGGAGATGACGGCACTCGCCCGGCTTACTGGCGAGTTCGCCGCGCTGTTGACCCCGGCCCAGGCCAACCACGACGCGCTCACCCAGTGGATCACTACCGTCCGTACCGCCGACCTGCCCCACCTGCACAGCTTCTGCAACGGCCTCGAACTCGACCGCGCCGCCGTGAATGCCGGCCTCACCCTGCCCCACCACAACGGCCGGACCGAAGGCGTCAACACCCGAACCAAGAAGATCATGCGACAGATGCACGGCCGAGCAGGATTCGACCTCCTCCGCCACCGCATCCTGCTTCAATAA
- a CDS encoding ABC transporter ATP-binding protein, whose amino-acid sequence MASVTFDKASRIYPGSTKPAVDQLEIDIADGEFLVLVGPSGCGKSTSLRMLAGLEDVNAGAIRIGDRDVTHLPPKDRDIAMVFQNYALYPHMTVADNMGFALKIAGVNKTDIRAKVEEAAKMLDLTDYLDRKPKALSGGQRQRVAMGRAIVREPQVFLMDEPLSNLDAKLRVSTRTQIASLQRRLGITTVYVTHDQVEALTMGDRVAVLKDGLLQQVDSPRNMYDRPANLFVAGFIGSPAMNLIEVPITDGGVKFGNSVVPVSREALTAAANRGDTTVTVGIRPEHFDIVEHGGAAATGLTKASSDAPAGLAVSVNVVEELGADGFVYGGAEVGGQHKDLVVRVGGRAVPEKGTKLHVVPRPDELHVFATSTGERLTA is encoded by the coding sequence ATGGCCAGTGTCACGTTCGACAAGGCGTCCCGCATCTACCCCGGCTCCACCAAGCCCGCGGTGGACCAGCTCGAGATCGACATCGCGGACGGCGAGTTCCTCGTCCTCGTCGGTCCCTCCGGTTGTGGCAAGTCGACCTCCCTGCGCATGCTCGCGGGTCTCGAGGACGTCAACGCCGGCGCCATCCGCATCGGTGACCGCGACGTCACGCACCTGCCGCCGAAGGACCGGGACATCGCCATGGTGTTCCAGAACTACGCGCTGTACCCGCACATGACCGTCGCGGACAACATGGGCTTCGCGCTCAAGATCGCCGGTGTGAACAAGACCGACATCCGGGCGAAGGTCGAAGAGGCCGCCAAGATGCTGGACCTCACCGACTACCTGGACCGCAAGCCGAAGGCGCTCTCCGGTGGTCAGCGTCAGCGTGTCGCGATGGGTCGCGCCATCGTGCGTGAGCCGCAGGTCTTCCTCATGGACGAGCCGCTGTCGAACCTCGACGCCAAGCTCCGTGTCTCCACCCGTACGCAGATCGCCTCGCTGCAGCGCCGCCTCGGCATCACGACCGTGTACGTCACCCACGACCAGGTCGAGGCCCTCACCATGGGTGACCGCGTCGCGGTCCTCAAGGACGGTCTGCTCCAGCAGGTCGACTCGCCGCGCAACATGTACGACCGCCCGGCCAACCTCTTCGTCGCCGGCTTCATCGGCTCCCCCGCGATGAACCTCATCGAGGTCCCGATCACCGACGGTGGCGTGAAGTTCGGCAACAGCGTCGTCCCGGTCTCCCGCGAGGCGCTCACCGCCGCCGCGAACCGCGGTGACACCACCGTCACGGTCGGCATCCGCCCGGAGCACTTCGACATCGTCGAGCACGGTGGCGCGGCCGCGACCGGCCTCACCAAGGCCTCCTCCGACGCCCCGGCCGGCCTCGCCGTCTCGGTCAACGTGGTCGAGGAGCTCGGCGCCGACGGCTTCGTCTACGGCGGTGCCGAGGTCGGCGGCCAGCACAAGGACCTCGTGGTCCGCGTCGGTGGCCGCGCCGTCCCGGAGAAGGGCACCAAGCTGCACGTCGTCCCGCGTCCGGACGAGCTGCACGTCTTCGCGACCTCGACGGGCGAGCGCCTCACCGCCTGA
- a CDS encoding nucleotidyltransferase family protein, with amino-acid sequence MHTYPTQAVVLAGGQGSRLRPYTDDRPKPMVEIPGTGTPIIGHQLSWLAAEGVTDVVISCGHLAEVLQEWLDSAVLPLNVMTVVENEPLGRGGGLKYAAARLPDPEQPWYATNGDIWTRFSLREMAAFHTERDATATLALARPRIPWGAVETDAFGHITDFIESPPSPYLINAGVYVFSPAFTELLPDRGDHERTTFPRLARERLLAGYPLPQGAYWRAIDTAKDLTEAAKELGARSAG; translated from the coding sequence CTGCATACGTATCCGACGCAGGCCGTGGTCCTGGCCGGTGGCCAGGGGTCGCGACTGCGCCCGTACACCGATGACCGTCCCAAGCCGATGGTCGAGATCCCGGGCACCGGGACCCCGATCATCGGCCATCAGCTTTCCTGGCTGGCCGCCGAGGGCGTCACCGACGTCGTGATCTCGTGCGGCCATCTTGCCGAGGTGCTCCAGGAGTGGCTGGATTCGGCCGTCCTCCCGCTGAACGTGATGACGGTCGTCGAGAACGAGCCCCTGGGGCGTGGCGGTGGGCTGAAGTACGCCGCCGCCCGGCTGCCCGATCCGGAGCAGCCCTGGTACGCCACGAACGGCGACATCTGGACCCGCTTCTCGCTGCGCGAGATGGCCGCGTTCCACACGGAGCGCGACGCCACGGCCACGCTCGCCCTGGCCCGGCCGCGCATTCCGTGGGGTGCCGTGGAGACGGACGCGTTCGGGCACATCACCGACTTCATCGAGTCGCCGCCGTCCCCGTACCTGATCAACGCGGGTGTGTACGTGTTCTCCCCGGCCTTCACTGAGCTGCTGCCCGACCGGGGCGACCATGAGCGGACCACCTTCCCCCGGCTGGCCCGCGAGCGTCTGCTCGCCGGGTACCCGCTGCCGCAGGGCGCCTACTGGCGGGCCATCGACACGGCGAAGGACCTGACCGAGGCCGCCAAGGAACTCGGCGCACGCTCCGCCGGCTGA